The sequence GCCGCGAGTACCCGACCGCGATCGGCCCGGTGGACATCCTGTGCCGCGACTCCGACGGCACCACGGTCGCCGTGGAGATCAAGCGGCGCGGCGAGATCGACGGTGTCGAACAGCTCACCCGCTACCTGGAACTGCTCAACCGGGACCCGCTGCTGGCCCCGGTGAAGGGCGTCTTCGCCGCGCAGGAGATCAAGCCCCAGGCCCGCGTGCTGGCCACCGACCGCGGCATCGGCTGCGTGGTGCTGGACTACGACGGGCTGCGCGGCATCGACGACGACAAGCTGAAGCTGTTCTGACCCCCGGCCGGCCGGTCAGCCGGCCGGTGAGGACATCGACGAGGACACCGGGGCGGACGTCGTCGGGCTCGCCGGGCCCGTCGGCGTGGCCGTCCCGCTAGGGGGCTGGGTCGGCGGTTGGGTCGGCGTCTGGGTCGCCGTCGGCGACGACGTGGACGGCGACGGGCTGGGGTCCCCGGTCGGCTGGGTGCCGCCGTTCCCGCCGTTCCCCCCGCCCGCGGTGCCGCCGGTCGTTCCGCCCGTGGTCCCGCCGGTCGTGCCGCCCGTCGTCCCGCCGCCGCCCGTGCCGCCCCCGGGAGGCTGCGGCGGGTTGGGGGCCTGGGTCGGCGGGGGTGTGGCGGCGGTGCTGCCTCCGGGGCTCGGCGAGCCGGTCGGCTTCTTCGAGGCCGAGCCCGAGGCCGACGGCGACCCCGAGGGGGTCCGGGAGGCCGTCGCGCCGCCGCTCGGCACGGTGCCGGCCGTCGACTGCTGCACCGGCCCGACCGCCCCCTCGGACGCTCCGCCGGCCGGCAGGGTGACCGGCGAGGAGGCCCCCGAGGCCGACGGCCGGGGCGAGGACGGACGCGGCGAGGTCCCGGCGCCGGGCAGGGTCGAACCGTCGTCGCTGCTGCTGTGCGGGTCGTTGCCGCGGTCCTCCCCGGTCACCGTCAGCCCGACCGCCGTCCCGAGCACGCCCAGCGCCAGCACCGCCGCCGAGGCGGCTATGACCGTCCGTCTGCTCCGGCCAGGACCGGCCGCCGCCGCGCCGATCCGCAGCGGCACCCGCGCGATGGCCCGGATACCGGGCCTGCGGACCGAACCCGGGCCCGCCGGCGCCGCGGCCGTCAACTGGCGGCCCTCGGCCCGCAGCAGATCGAGCATCCGGCGCGCCCCGGCCGCCCCCCGCACCTCGCCGAGCGCGGACCGCAGCCTCAGCGCGGCCTCCAACTCGGCCACGGCCCGCCCGGGTTCGTGGACGCAGACGGCGTACACACCCAGCTCGTGGCGGAACCAGGCCTCGTCGGCCCCGGCACCGGTCCGCCGGGCCGCCTCCAGGCCGAGCTCCAGCGCCCGCTCCCAGGCCCCCCAGCGCAGCGCCAGGGCCAGTGCGGGGGCAGCCGCCCGCGCCAGCCTTCGCACCGAGTCGTGCCGCCCGGCGGCCCGGTCGGCGAGCAGCACGCCGATCACCACCTCGGCCTCGGCCGCGATCTGCGGCAGCGAGACCGAGGAGTGCCCGACCCACCAGGAGAAGTGCTGGGCGGCGCCGTCCACGCTGTCCCGGGCCGGCCAGTGCGGGGCGAGCAGGTCCAGCGCCCCGGCGGTCAGCCGGTGGTGGCCGCCGATCGAGACCGCGAGTCCGGCGTCGGCGAGTTCGGCGAGCGCGCTCTCGCCCTGGCCGACGTCGATCAGGGCGGGCAGGTGCGGGGCGGTCGGGCACTCGCCGCCGAGGGCCACCGCGAGCCTCAGCACGGCCTGGGCGGTCTCGCTCAGCCCCTCGGCCAGCCGGACGGCGGGGAGGGTGGACTCGGCGACCGAGGGCAGCGGCACGCTGCCCCGCAGCGACGCCTCGCGGACCGCCGGGTCGGGGTCGTGGACGGGCTCCCGGACGGCGCCGAAGACGTCCATCCGGTCCTCCTCGGCGGCGACCAGGGCGTCCACCGCGACGTCCCGCTGCCGCAGCAGCGCGGCGGCCTGGACGAAGCGCAGCGGCAGTCCCTCGGACTCGAACCAGAGGTCCACCGCCCAGGCCTTCTCGGCCGCGTCCAGGGGCCGTCCGGCCAGCCGCGCGGCGAGCGCCAGGCAGGCCTGCCGGGAGAGACCGGCCACCAGGTGGTCCTGGAGCCGGGAGTCGGCCGGGAGCAGCGGGCCGTCGGCGGCGGAGGAGATCAGGAAGGCGCAGTCGGGCGCGGTGGCGAGCAGCGCCTCCAGTTCGGCGCCGGCGGGTTCGACCTCGTCGATGACGACGATCGCGCCGACACCCGCGAGGTGCTCGGCGAGCTGACCGGGGTCGGGGCGGAAGCCGGGGGCGTGGTGGGTCGCGGCGAAGAGTTCCTGGAGCAGGTCGGCGGCGGTGCGCCGGTGGCCGCGGAGCTGGACCACGCCGCCGGGGGCGAGGTCGCCGGCGGCCGCGGCGACGGCCGACAGCAGGGTGCTGCGGCCGGAACCGGCCTGGCCGACCAGGCGTATCGAGCGCCCCTCGGCGAGCAGGCCGAGCAGTTGGGCGATGTCGGCCTCGCGGTCGAGCAGCGGGAGGTCGGCGGGGCCGGCGCCGAGCGCCAGCGGGCCGACCTGGCGGCCGGGATCACCGACCGGGCCGCGAGCGGGTGCTCCCGGCCCGGTCCGGCGGGGGCGGGGGCGCCACTCCTCGGGACAGGGCCGGACCTCGGAGCCCTCGGGACCGCCGACCCCCACCAGCAGTCCGCCGGAGACGAGTTCACCGTTCCGGGTGCGCACGGACTCCTGCCGGAAGTCCCCGGTTGGCTGTGCCACGTTCTGCTCCGCCCCGCGCTCGCGCCGTCGCTCCGTACCGGCCGGCCGCGTCCGCGGCCCGCGGCCGGGCCCCGGCGGCCGTTTCCTGACGCCAGACTCTCGCACATCCGCACCCGCCCGCGCAGCGTCGGGCCGTCACCGGCCGAGCGGCGCAGGGGATCGCGAGGTCCGGGGCCGCTCCGGGGGCGGCGCCGGGGCGGTCAGAGGGCCGGCAGGGTGGCGCCCAGGGAGTCGGCGGTGACGCCCTCGACGGCGAGGATGCGGTGCAGCCGGGTGGCCACCAGGAGGCGCTGGAGCTGGGCCGGGACGGAGCGGAGCACCAGCCGCCGGCCGATCCGTCCGGCCCGGCGGTGGGTACCCATGATCACGCCCAGGCCGGTGGCGTCCCAGAACTCCAGCCGGCCGAGGTCGAGCACGAGGTCGCCGAGGCCGCCGTCGACGGCCTGGTGCAGCCGCGCCCGCGCGTCGGCGGCGGTACGCACGTCGAGGCGGCCTTCGAGGGCCAGCGCCACGTGGTTGCCGGTGATGCGCATGCTCTCCTCCTCCGCGGGGCGGGCCCGGCGTGCCGGGGCGGACCGGGCTCGGCGCCGGTCCTGGCGGTCGGTGCCGCCGGGTGTCGGTGGCCGGGTGGGTCTCGGTGGGGTCGGTGGCCGGGTGGGTCTCGGTCGGTACGGGTGCCGCCGGCGGTGCCGGACCGGGGGCGGTGACGCTCCGGGCGTCGGGCGGGCGCTGCGGCCCC comes from Streptomyces sp. TLI_053 and encodes:
- a CDS encoding ATP-binding protein, which encodes MAQPTGDFRQESVRTRNGELVSGGLLVGVGGPEGSEVRPCPEEWRPRPRRTGPGAPARGPVGDPGRQVGPLALGAGPADLPLLDREADIAQLLGLLAEGRSIRLVGQAGSGRSTLLSAVAAAAGDLAPGGVVQLRGHRRTAADLLQELFAATHHAPGFRPDPGQLAEHLAGVGAIVVIDEVEPAGAELEALLATAPDCAFLISSAADGPLLPADSRLQDHLVAGLSRQACLALAARLAGRPLDAAEKAWAVDLWFESEGLPLRFVQAAALLRQRDVAVDALVAAEEDRMDVFGAVREPVHDPDPAVREASLRGSVPLPSVAESTLPAVRLAEGLSETAQAVLRLAVALGGECPTAPHLPALIDVGQGESALAELADAGLAVSIGGHHRLTAGALDLLAPHWPARDSVDGAAQHFSWWVGHSSVSLPQIAAEAEVVIGVLLADRAAGRHDSVRRLARAAAPALALALRWGAWERALELGLEAARRTGAGADEAWFRHELGVYAVCVHEPGRAVAELEAALRLRSALGEVRGAAGARRMLDLLRAEGRQLTAAAPAGPGSVRRPGIRAIARVPLRIGAAAAGPGRSRRTVIAASAAVLALGVLGTAVGLTVTGEDRGNDPHSSSDDGSTLPGAGTSPRPSSPRPSASGASSPVTLPAGGASEGAVGPVQQSTAGTVPSGGATASRTPSGSPSASGSASKKPTGSPSPGGSTAATPPPTQAPNPPQPPGGGTGGGGTTGGTTGGTTGGTTGGTAGGGNGGNGGTQPTGDPSPSPSTSSPTATQTPTQPPTQPPSGTATPTGPASPTTSAPVSSSMSSPAG
- a CDS encoding STAS domain-containing protein, with amino-acid sequence MRITGNHVALALEGRLDVRTAADARARLHQAVDGGLGDLVLDLGRLEFWDATGLGVIMGTHRRAGRIGRRLVLRSVPAQLQRLLVATRLHRILAVEGVTADSLGATLPAL